The genomic region acttcaacaacccgaaatcctggaatggaaatgggaaaacattaccatggatttcatcactaaattgccaaggactgcaagtggttttgatactatttgggtaatagttgatcgtctcaccaaatcagcacacttcctgccaataagagaagatgacaagatggagaagttagcacgactgtatttgaaggaagtcgtctccagacatggaataccaatctctattatctctgatagggatggtagatttatttcaagattctggcagacattacagcaagcattaggaactcgtctagacatgagtactgcttatcatccacaaactgatgggcagagcgaaaggacgatacaaacacttgaagacatgctacgagcatgtgttattgatttcggaaacagttgggatcgacatctaccgttagcagaatttttctacaacaacagctaccattcaagcattgagatggcgccgtttgaagcactttatggtagaaagtgcaggtctccgatttgttggagtgaagtgggggatagacagattacgggtccggagattatacaagaaactaccgagaagatcatccaaattcaacaacggttgaaaaccgcccaaagtcgacaaaagagctacgctgacattaaaagaaaagatatagaatttgaaattggagagatggtcatgcttaaagttgcaccttggaaaggcgttgttcgatttggtaaacgagggaaattaaatccaaggtatattggaccattcaagattattgatcgtgtcggaccagtagcttaccgacttgagttacctcaacaactcgcgactgtacataacactttccacgtctcgaatttgaagaaatgttttgataaagaagatctcactattccgttagatgaaatccaaatcaaacaaaaacttcaattcatcgaagaacccgtcgaaataatggatcgtgaggttaaaagacttaagcaaaacaagataccaattgttaaggttcgatggaatgccaacaaggttcgatggaatgctcgtagaggacccgagttcacctgagagcgtgaagatcagatgaagaagaaatacccgcatctatttccagaagattcgtcaacaccttcaacagcttaaaatttcgggacgaaatttatttaacgggtaggtactgtagtgacccgaacttttccatgtttatatatattaattgagattgatatttacatgattaaatgtttccaatatgttaagcaatcaaacttgttaagacttgattaattgaaatatgtttcatatagacaattgaccacccaagttgaccggtgattcacgaacgttaaaacttgtaaaaactatatgatgacatatatatggatatatatatatatatatatatagttaacataatactatgataagtaaatatatcattaagtatattaacaatgaactacatatgtaaaaacaagactactaacttaatgatttttaaacgagacattatgtaacgattatcgttgtaaagacatttaatgtatatatatcatattaagagatattcatacatgataatatcatgataatataataatttaaaatctcatttgatattataaacattgggttaacaacatttaacaagatcgttaacctaaaggtttcaaaacaacacttacatgtaacgactaacgacgacttaacgactcagttaaaatgtatatacatgtagtgttttaatatgtatttatacacttttgaaagacttcaatacacttatcaaaatacttctacttaacaaaaatgctttcaattacatcctcgttcagtttcatcaacaattctactagtatgcacccgtattcgtactcgtacaatacatagcttttagatgtatgtactattggtatatatactccaatgataagctcttagcagcccatgtgagtcacctaacacatgtgggaaccatcatttggcaactagcatgaaatatctcataaaattacaaaaatatgagtaatcattcatgacttatttacatgaaaacaaaattacatatcctttatatctaatccatacaccaacgaccaaaaacacctacaaacactttcattcttcaattttcttcatctaattgatctctctcaagttctatcttcaagttctaagtgttcttcatatattctacaagttctagttacataaaatcaagaatactttcaagtttgctagctcacttccaatcttgtaaggtgatcatccaacctcaagaaatctttgtttcttacagtaggttatcattctaatacaaggtaataatcatattcaaactttggttcaatttctataactataacaatcttatttcaagtgatgatcttacttgaacttgttttcgtgtcatgattctgcttcaagaacttcgagccatccaaggatccgttgaagctagatccatttttctcttttccagtaggttattccaaggaacttaaggtagtaatgatgttcataacatcattcgattcatacatataaagctatcttattcgaaggtttaaacttgtaatcactagaacatagtttagttaattctaaacttgttcgcaaacaaaatttaatccttcaaacttgacttttaaaatcaactaaacacatgttctatatctatatgatatgctaacttaatgatttaaaacctggagacacgaaaaacaccgtaaaacaggatttacgccgtcgtagtaacaccgcgggctgttttgggttagttaattaaaaactatgataaactttgatttaaaagttgttattctgagaaaatgatttttattatgaacatgaaactatatccaaaaattatggttaaactcaaagtggaaatatgttttctaaaaatggtcatctagacgtcgttctttcgactgaaatgactacctttacaaaaacgacttgtaacttatttttccgactataaacctatactttttctatttagattcataaaatagagttcaatatgaaaccatagcaatttgattcactcaaaacggatttaaaatgaagaagttatgggtaaaacaagattggataatttttctcattttagctacgtgaaaattggtaacaaatctattccaaccataacttaatcaacttgtattgtatattatgtaatcttgagataccatagacacgtatacaatgtttcgacctatcatgtcgacacatctatatatatttcggaacaaccatagacactctatatgtgaatgttggagttagctatacagggttgaggttgattccaaaatatatatagtttgagttgtgatcaatactgagatacgtatacactgggtcgtggattgattcaagataatatttatcgatttatttttgtacatctaactgtggacaactagttgtaggttactaacgaggacagctgacttaataaacttaaaacatcaaaatatattaaaagtgttgtaaatatattttgaacatactttgatatatatgtatatattgttataggttcgtgaatcaaccagtggccaagtcttacttcccgacgaagtaaaaaaaatctgtgaaagtgagttatagtccaacttttaaaatctaatatttttgggatgagaatacatgcatgttttataaatgatttacaaaatagacacaagtacttgaaacaacattctatggttgaattatcgaaatcgaatatgcccctttttattaagtctggtaatctaagaattagggaacagacaccctaattgacgcgaatcctaaagatagatctattgggcctaacaaaccccatccaaagtaccggatgctttagtacttcgaaatttatatcatatccgaagggtgtcccagaatgatggggatattcttatatgtgcatcttgttaatgtcggttaccaggtgttcaccatatgaatgtacCCACCAGCAACTTTTACTAAAAAAATGTCAAACTTCCCATACTTGAAGGGCTAAAATGAAAACTACCTAAGCTCTAATAAAACAACTTAAAACAACTTAAAAAACCCAAACAAATCTTCGACGTCCCACATATTCCCACTCGCcgcgcgttaaattttttcgaaaccACCGTTCTACTCGAAATAaaattacgaacacaacgcaattaactatacgcaaaatggacgttttttaaaaaacgctaaatatctcGGGCTATTATTTAtgcatattgttattttttttatttattaagttTTCCCTTAGATTCTATTTTGAGCGAGCTTCCGCTGCGAAGCGCGGAGGCTCATTTACTAGTTATTACTACAACTAAATACTAATATCAattaattattaagtattaagtattaagtattattatcaatttaaAATAAAATGATTAATCAACTAATTAAAGTTGGTAAATTCACTAATTCGATTATGATCTAGTATGTTCTAGTTTCCTGGTAGAATTACTAACACATATCATCATAATCTATAAATTAATATAGTTTCTGATCATTTTTATTCTGATTTCTTATTCTTAATTACTGTTTAATCGAATATAATATCTAATAAATCTTCATTAACATTTATACCCTTCTTATATTCCACGTTCTCGGCCAATGACGATCACCAGACACAACAAATGCAACGTCACATTCTTCGACGACACCATTCTCACTCTTGTCACCGCCACACCATCGTTAGTCGACGATTGGATCGTCGAAATCGAATCCTTCCACCGTAAAAAACTCGATCGTTTAATCGTCGGGCTCGATTGTGAATGGCGTGCATGCTTTTCAAAACCCTTCGTCAACTACCCAGTCGCCACACTCCAACTATGTGTCGGACGTCGTTGTCTTATTTTTCAAATACTCCATGCACAATACATTCCGCACTCTTTAAAGAACTTcttgaataataataattacactttTACAGGGGTGAAGATTGGTGATGACGTGGCAAAGTTGTGGAGGGATTATAGTATTAAGGTTGCAAGAACTGCGGATTTGAGGTGGTTGGCGGATGATGTGTATGGTGAGCAAGAGCTATGTTGTGCTGGATTGAAAACGCTATGTCGTCGTGTACTTGGGAAGGAGATGGAGAAGCCGAAAAAAGTTACATTGAGTCGTTGGGATAAACCATGGTTAACTGAACGTCAAGTGATTTATGCTTGTCATGATGCTTTTGTGAGTTTTGAGATTGGGAGAGTTTTGATTCACGGAGATTAACTATGGTATAATTACTAGTTCAAGTTGCTCTTGGTTAATTAGAATTTGGTTTTAGGGTTTATAACTTAGTActatttttatgtttaattaattCCAGTTTTGACTATTGCAAAATTGTGTATTTCAAGAAAGTGGATGGTCTTATTTATGTTAAAAAATCTTTTATATGTTTACCTAGGTTAGTATTACTTGTACTTACTCATTGAttactcatttttttttttttaaataattcgtTTCGATTTTTCAAAATTCATTTAATTAATCGATTAAACGTCGGTTGATGGTTTAAAATCAAATTTGGTAATTAAAGTCGATGAAAGTaaaaattggtcaacattttaacatgaatttaaaccagAATTTTagagtttttttaataaaataaataattttatacaattatgttaaagtttatattTATCTTTATGATTATTTTCTATATTTACAATTATAATTgttgaaatttaatatttagttatccgGTAATTCaagattaatccccgaattgctgATTATTCTTTCAAAAATCGTAACCGATTAAACccaaatagcgaattttgcaacctaatTGTACTACTGTATTATGTGACGTATAAAAACTTTTAGGATCTTATGATAAGGTTGCGTTATAAATGTGATCTCATCTTCAATTTATTAAGAATCATGAATACAATATTGTAACCTCTAAAACAATACAAATATATGCACCCAAACAGATGAAGGTAGTTTTTTCTTTTTTGAACGTCGATTTTTTTAGCATCAGTGAATCATTTATtttaacgaccctcatcatttgcacctaACACACACATTCGGGAGAAACCTGAACCCGATTGACGGTACCCGGTAACACATCTATTCGGGCAGTGGTCcgtgtagaggtccgtgaacgaatccgttaAAACCTccatatagggtcaatatatatcaccattattggtgttcaattagtttaaagaaaatcatgtcatccctaaggatcgaacacatgacctctccctatcccatgacacaaagtacatgaggGAACCGTTGAGCTATGCCCGCAAGTTCGATGAAGGTAGTTAAATGCAATCGATCAATGGAGTCCAAATTCACTTGATGTTTATATTTTGTTTGTTTGAATAATGCTTCTCTTTATCGGGTTTGTTGGCCGTTTAACTAAAACATTCGAAGTTTGGTGTCTTCAACAATTTTTGATTGTACGTGTTTGTTTTCAAGTTTGTTCTCATTAATTcattaattcaattatttgattgtTTTGATTTGTAATTTGTTGTAGATGGTTGTATCACTTCAAATTGTTTACGTTCGACTCTAATCAGCTTTGTAAATCGTTGAATCAGTTCAAAAAAAACATGTAACATGTAAAGTTTACATCAATGGTACTCTTGCGGATTTTAAATCACTTTTAATTTTAGGGAAATTGGCCAAAatgcactttttaattatttaaagaaaatacattttttttttaaaaaaattgccaATATACACCATTACCATTGGGTAGACCAAAATTTTGGTCGACCACCATATACCTTGGTCGACCACCTAATTTTTCAAGGTGGTTGACCAAGCTAGCTTCATTGAGTTCTCGATCGACTACCatgtaaacatggtcgactaccTCTCATTTTTTCATGGTGGACTACCCCAACAAGAAACAATGCGGGTGACCCAATACATAGTCGACTAACCAAAAATTTTATGGTGTGAAAATGCAGGTACgtatattattatttagtatttattattggggtatgtatattattatttaggTCGACTAACCAAGAGAATGCGGgtacatatattataatttattatctaTTATTTATTATGATGTGAAAATGCAGGTCGACTAACCAAGACGCATGCTTGTTGGGGTATGTATATtacagtattatttattattttcattttcatattcaTATATACCAATTTTTGGTAGTCGATCATCTATTGGGTCGCCCGCGTTGTTTCTTGTTGGGGTAGTCGACCATGAAAAAAAATGAGAggtagtcgaccatgtttacatggtagtcgaccggggactcaatgaagcttggtcgaccaccttgaaaaatgaggtggtcgaccaagaTATATGGTGGTCGACCAACACTTTGGTCTACCTAATGATGTAtattgacaattttttttttttaaagtgtattttcattgaaattttttttataaagtgTATTTTCGCCAATTTCCCTTAATTATAATATAACATATTTTCATTTAAAAGAATTAACatcgaattatttttattatgCGCTTGAGCGCCTTAGGCGCCTTGAGCTAAATCTACTCATATATTTTGCTAGATCTACCCAACTCTAACCTAAATAATTACACAATCATATTCTTTAATACTTATACAGTTATACTTAttaattataatcaatattttattattattttatttgatAATAATTACTTAATGTAAATTAGGAGATTTGGTTGTAATTCTGCA from Rutidosis leptorrhynchoides isolate AG116_Rl617_1_P2 chromosome 9, CSIRO_AGI_Rlap_v1, whole genome shotgun sequence harbors:
- the LOC139869105 gene encoding 3'-5' exonuclease-like: MTITRHNKCNVTFFDDTILTLVTATPSLVDDWIVEIESFHRKKLDRLIVGLDCEWRACFSKPFVNYPVATLQLCVGRRCLIFQILHAQYIPHSLKNFLNNNNYTFTGVKIGDDVAKLWRDYSIKVARTADLRWLADDVYGEQELCCAGLKTLCRRVLGKEMEKPKKVTLSRWDKPWLTERQVIYACHDAFVSFEIGRVLIHGD